A single region of the Triticum dicoccoides isolate Atlit2015 ecotype Zavitan chromosome 2B, WEW_v2.0, whole genome shotgun sequence genome encodes:
- the LOC119362438 gene encoding peroxidase 70-like has protein sequence MAMAVASSLSVLLLLCLAAATSAFPQLSPQFYAKSCPRALATIKSAVTAAVRSEPRMGASLLRLHFHDCFVQGCDASVLLSDTATFTGEQGAAPNNNSIRGMNVIGNIKAQVEAVCKQTVSCADILAVAARDSVVALGGPSWTVPLGRRDSTTASLSLANSDLPAPSFDVANLTANFAAKGLSVTDMVALSGGHTIGQSQCRFFRSRLYNETNIDAAFAASLKANCPRPTGSGDSSLAPLDTKTPNGFDNAYYNNLMSQKGLLHSDQVLINDGRTAGLVRTYSSASAQFNRDFAVAMVRMGNISPLTGAQGQIRLSCSRVN, from the exons ATGGCAATGGCAGTGGCCTCTTCTCTGTCGGTGCTGTTGCTCCTGTGCTTAGCGGCGGCCACCTCGGCGTTCCCGCAGCTTTCgcctcagttctatgccaagtcatGCCCCAGGGCGCTGGCAACCATCAAGAGTGCCGTGACCGCCGCCGTGAGGAGTGAGCCCCGCATGGGAGCCTCGCTGCTCCGCCTGCATTTCCACGACTGCTTTGTGCAA GGCTGCGACGCGTCCGTACTGCTGAGCGACACGGCCACCTTCACGGGCGAGCAGGGGGCAGCCCCGAACAACAATTCCATTCGAGGCATGAACGTCATCGGCAACATCAAGGCGCAGGTGGAGGCCGTGTGCAAACAGACCGTCTCGTGCGCCGACATCCTCGCCGTCGCGGCCCGTGACTCCGTCGTCGCC CTGGGAGGGCCTTCGTGGACGGTTCCTCTGGGAAGGAGGGACTCGACGACGGCGAGCCTTTCGCTGGCCAACAGCGACCTGCCTGCACCGTCCTTCGACGTCGCCAACCTCACCGCTAACTTCGCCGCCAAGGGGCTCAGCGTGACCGACATGGTCGCCCTCTCTGGTGGCCACACGATCGGACAATCACAGTGCCGGTTTTTCAGGAGCAGGCTCTACAATGAGACCAACATCGACGCGGCCTTCGCGGCATCTCTCAAGGCCAACTGTCCCCGGCCGACCGGCTCCGGCGACAGCAGCCTGGCACCGCTGGACACGAAGACGCCCAACGGGTTCGACAACGCATACTACAACAACCTGATGTCCCAGAAGGGGCTCCTGCACTCCGACCAGGTGCTGATCAACGACGGACGCACCGCCGGCCTGGTCCGGACGTACTCGTCGGCGTCGGCGCAGTTCAACAGGGACTTCGCAGTGGCCATGGTGAGGATGGGGAACATCAGCCCGCTCACCGGGGCGCAGGGGCAGATAAGGCTCAGCTGCTCCAGGGTGAACTAA